From a region of the Macrobrachium nipponense isolate FS-2020 chromosome 3, ASM1510439v2, whole genome shotgun sequence genome:
- the LOC135222045 gene encoding translocon-associated protein subunit beta-like: MLQFCILGLVLVGCVLSEGEERARLLAAKRVHNLYLVEGRDIVVQYSVHNVGQAAAINVQLTDSGFSTEDFDIAGGQLQVKFDRIAPNANVSHTVVVKPKKYGYFNFTAAEVSYQPSEDSAEIQIGYTSEPGEGGIIAFRDYDRKFSPHVFDWLIFALLMIPALFVPFLMWFNIKSKYTINSRSKRKAD, encoded by the exons TGCTGCAATTCTGTATCCTTGGTTTAGTTTTGGTTGGGTGCGTTTTATCCGAGGGTGAAGAGCGAGCCAGGTTATTAGCAGCGAAAAGGGTTCACAACCTTTATTTAGTGGAGGGCAGAGATATTGTTGTACAGTACTCTGTGCACAATGTTGGACAGGCAGCTGCTATTAATGTTCAGCTCACAGACTCCGGTTTCAG cACTGAGGACTTTGATATAGCTGGTGGCCAGTTGCAAGTGAAATTTGACCGAATTGCTCCCAATGCCAATGTTTCACACACTGTTGTTGTGAAGCCTAAGAAGTATGGATACTTTAATTTCACTGCTGCTGAGGTATCATACCAACCATCAGAGGACTCTGCTGAG ATACAGATTGGCTATACATCTGAACCTGGTGAGGGTGGCATCATTGCCTTCAGGGATTATGACAGGAAATTCTCTCCTCATGTT tttGATTGGCTGATCTTTGCTCTGCTCATGATTCCTGCCCTGTTTGTTCCCTTCTTGATGTGGTTTAACATCAAATCAAAATACACAATCAACTCCCGCAGCAAGAGAAAGGCTGATTAA